A genomic window from Flavobacterium hankyongi includes:
- a CDS encoding F0F1 ATP synthase subunit B, whose protein sequence is MEKLINDFSFGLFFWQAIILLVLILLLVKFAWKPIMESITAREEGIKDALLSAENAKKEMQDLQANNERILQEARLERDTMLKEAREIKEKMIADAKEEAQVQGQKMIEQAKASIEGEKNAAMAELKSHVSSLSLEIAEKLLKDELSNKESQVKLVEKMLGDVKLN, encoded by the coding sequence ATGGAGAAATTAATTAACGATTTTTCATTCGGTTTGTTCTTCTGGCAAGCTATTATCTTATTAGTGTTAATTTTATTATTGGTGAAATTTGCGTGGAAACCAATCATGGAATCAATTACCGCTAGAGAAGAAGGTATTAAGGATGCTTTACTTTCTGCAGAAAATGCTAAGAAAGAAATGCAAGATTTACAAGCTAACAATGAGCGTATCTTACAAGAAGCTCGTTTAGAGCGTGATACTATGCTTAAAGAAGCTCGTGAAATCAAAGAAAAAATGATTGCTGATGCTAAAGAAGAAGCTCAAGTTCAAGGTCAAAAAATGATCGAACAAGCTAAAGCTTCTATTGAAGGTGAGAAAAACGCTGCTATGGCAGAATTAAAATCTCATGTATCTTCACTTTCATTAGAAATTGCTGAAAAATTATTAAAAGACGAATTATCTAACAAAGAGTCTCAAGTAAAATTAGTTGAGAAAATGTTAGGTGATGTAAAATTAAACTAA
- a CDS encoding sugar phosphate nucleotidyltransferase: MKIIVPMAGRGSRLRPHTLTVPKPLIPIAGKPIVHRLVEDIAGVINQKIDEIAFIIHKDFGTKVPEDLIAIAEKLGAKGSIYYQNEPLGTAHAILCAKESMEGPIVVAYADTLFRADFTLDTSADSVIWVKQVEDPSAFGVVQLNDNNQIVDFVEKPTSFVSDLAIIGIYYFKSGETLRGELEYLLDNNIQKGGEYQLTDGLENMKQKGMKFVPGKVDEWMDCGNKEVTVETNSRMLHFLHEEDSTNLVNDSARIENSTIIPPCFIGEDVVLINSIVGPNVSLGKATHLTNVKIKNSLVQTHAHISNANLDNAMIGNHATFNGDFKSISIGDYSVLE, from the coding sequence ATGAAAATAATCGTTCCTATGGCAGGACGTGGTTCACGTCTTCGTCCACATACATTAACAGTTCCAAAACCATTAATTCCAATTGCAGGAAAACCAATTGTTCACAGATTGGTTGAAGATATTGCCGGAGTAATAAATCAAAAAATAGATGAAATCGCTTTCATCATCCACAAAGATTTTGGTACAAAAGTTCCAGAAGATCTAATTGCAATTGCCGAAAAATTAGGCGCAAAAGGAAGCATTTATTATCAAAATGAACCTCTAGGAACGGCACATGCAATACTATGTGCAAAGGAAAGTATGGAAGGTCCAATTGTTGTTGCCTATGCCGATACACTTTTTAGAGCCGATTTTACGTTAGATACTTCAGCAGATAGTGTGATTTGGGTAAAACAAGTAGAAGATCCAAGTGCTTTTGGAGTAGTACAATTAAATGATAACAACCAAATTGTTGATTTTGTAGAGAAACCAACAAGCTTTGTTTCAGATTTAGCCATTATTGGAATCTATTATTTCAAATCTGGAGAAACGTTGCGAGGAGAGCTTGAATACTTGTTAGACAACAATATTCAGAAAGGTGGCGAATACCAACTAACAGACGGATTGGAAAACATGAAACAAAAAGGCATGAAATTTGTGCCTGGAAAAGTAGATGAGTGGATGGATTGTGGTAATAAAGAAGTAACTGTTGAAACAAATTCTAGAATGCTTCATTTTTTACATGAAGAGGATTCAACGAATTTAGTTAATGATAGTGCTAGAATTGAAAATTCTACTATTATTCCACCATGTTTTATTGGAGAGGATGTAGTTTTAATTAATTCAATCGTAGGGCCCAATGTTTCTTTAGGGAAAGCAACACATTTGACAAACGTGAAAATTAAGAACAGTTTGGTACAAACTCATGCGCATATTAGTAATGCAAATTTAGATAATGCAATGATTGGAAATCATGCTACGTTTAATGGAGATTTTAAAAGTATAAGTATTGGAGATTATTCAGTTTTAGAATAA
- the atpB gene encoding F0F1 ATP synthase subunit A: MVIPRKPVSLIMPAFVSLFSIVALANPVSDSTHVAVKPVHETHAITHDTVTHAEEAHVEAGHEEKHGGPVNEKDEVQAYIEHHLQDSHDFYFFADGESGKHYGFSLPVILWDNGIQFFSSSKFHNEKELAEVNGNFYKMVHGKIYKSDAQGTVTYDAHHHPTNVKPLDFSITKNVLSMLLVSALLLFMFTSLAKSYKRGPIPTGFGRILEPLIIFIRDEVAIPNIGETKYRKYMGFLLTVFFFIWLLNLLGMTPIGINVTGNIAVTVCLALFTYIITQFSANKDYWGHIFWMPGVPVPMKIILAPIELLGTLTKPFALLIRLFANITAGHVVIMSLIAMIFVGKNLAADMPISIGLTLFISVIELLVAFLQAFIFTMLSSLFIGMAVQDHHHEGHEHHDGHDYSDNSIV; this comes from the coding sequence ATGGTAATTCCAAGAAAACCTGTATCATTGATAATGCCAGCTTTTGTAAGCTTATTTTCGATTGTTGCTTTAGCAAATCCAGTTTCCGATTCTACACACGTAGCAGTTAAACCTGTTCACGAGACTCATGCGATTACGCATGATACAGTAACACATGCAGAAGAGGCTCATGTTGAAGCTGGACATGAAGAAAAACATGGAGGTCCTGTTAATGAAAAAGATGAAGTTCAAGCTTATATTGAGCACCACTTACAAGACTCTCATGATTTTTACTTTTTCGCAGATGGGGAATCTGGGAAACATTATGGTTTTTCTCTTCCTGTAATTTTATGGGATAATGGAATTCAGTTTTTCTCTTCTTCAAAATTCCATAACGAAAAAGAATTAGCAGAAGTCAATGGTAACTTTTACAAAATGGTTCATGGTAAAATTTACAAATCAGATGCTCAGGGAACTGTGACTTATGATGCTCACCATCATCCAACAAACGTAAAACCTTTAGATTTTTCTATTACAAAGAATGTACTTTCAATGTTATTAGTTTCTGCTTTGTTGTTATTCATGTTTACAAGTTTAGCTAAATCATATAAAAGAGGTCCAATACCAACAGGTTTTGGTAGAATATTAGAACCGCTTATCATTTTTATTAGAGATGAAGTAGCTATTCCTAATATTGGAGAAACAAAATATAGAAAATACATGGGGTTCCTTTTAACAGTGTTCTTCTTTATTTGGTTATTAAACCTTTTAGGTATGACTCCTATAGGAATCAACGTTACGGGTAATATTGCAGTAACTGTTTGTTTAGCTTTATTTACTTACATTATTACTCAATTTAGTGCTAATAAAGATTACTGGGGACACATTTTCTGGATGCCGGGAGTACCAGTTCCAATGAAAATTATATTAGCACCTATTGAATTATTAGGAACGCTTACAAAACCATTCGCTTTATTAATTCGTTTATTTGCAAACATTACTGCAGGTCACGTAGTAATAATGAGTTTAATTGCAATGATTTTCGTAGGCAAAAATTTAGCGGCTGATATGCCGATATCAATTGGATTAACATTGTTTATTTCTGTAATCGAATTGTTGGTAGCATTCTTACAAGCGTTTATTTTTACAATGTTATCATCATTATTTATAGGTATGGCAGTTCAGGATCATCATCATGAAGGACATGAACATCATGATGGTCATGATTATAGTGATAACTCAATAGTTTAA
- a CDS encoding GIY-YIG nuclease family protein has protein sequence MKLWYIYIMTNKPNGVIYVGVTDNLLERVKEHKLKVYPNSFTAKYNCDKLVYFEEWKNGFEATMREKQLKKWKRDWKLNLIKEMNPTWLDISINWNFNFNKIRE, from the coding sequence ATGAAATTATGGTATATCTACATAATGACAAATAAACCTAATGGTGTTATATATGTAGGGGTTACGGATAACTTATTAGAAAGAGTTAAAGAACATAAATTAAAAGTTTATCCAAATTCATTTACTGCCAAATATAATTGTGACAAATTAGTTTATTTCGAAGAATGGAAAAATGGGTTTGAAGCGACAATGCGTGAGAAACAATTAAAAAAATGGAAAAGAGATTGGAAATTAAATTTAATTAAAGAAATGAACCCAACTTGGTTGGATATAAGTATAAATTGGAATTTCAATTTTAATAAAATAAGAGAATAA
- a CDS encoding lipopolysaccharide biosynthesis protein, with product MSVYKSLFKQTLIYGLATVLPRMISFMLNPLYVHALPKAEFADVSIIFAYLVFFNVILSYGMETAFFRFYNIEEDKKNVISTSTVSLFWSSIIFLCISLIYRETIADWINVKTEYITYTIWILVLDALVIIPFSKFRAESRPMKYAVIKIANVGINFGLNIFFLMVLPNLSKDNILSTFYFENFQVGYIFVSNLLASLFTFIVVSNNYFKINWHFDYELWKKMMRYGLPILIAGIGFAINEHFDKILLEKFNVPKADIGAYSACYKLGMFMVLFRTAYTLGIEPFFFSHADKENASQTYATITKYFVISGSFILLFVIVFIDLLKQLLVPSPKYWDAMNVVPLIVLANFFLGIYTNLSVWYKLINKTHVGAIISIFGALLTLLFNFWLVPTLSYYGSAIATIVAYGSMMIISYYLGQKKYPIPYDMEKIIGYIGVSTLLSTLSFYVPILRNSYIFGIFALILFAYYIYRNEKTTILKILKKQQ from the coding sequence TTGAGCGTCTATAAAAGCCTTTTCAAACAAACTTTGATTTATGGGTTGGCAACAGTATTGCCTAGAATGATAAGCTTTATGCTTAATCCATTATATGTGCATGCTTTGCCTAAGGCAGAATTTGCAGATGTCTCCATTATATTTGCATATCTGGTTTTTTTTAATGTCATTCTTTCCTACGGAATGGAAACAGCCTTCTTCCGATTTTACAATATAGAAGAGGATAAAAAAAATGTGATTTCTACTTCGACAGTATCTCTTTTTTGGTCATCAATTATTTTCTTATGCATAAGCTTAATTTATAGAGAAACTATTGCCGATTGGATTAACGTAAAAACTGAGTATATCACTTATACTATTTGGATTTTAGTATTAGATGCTTTGGTCATTATCCCGTTTTCTAAATTTAGAGCAGAAAGCAGACCTATGAAGTATGCCGTAATAAAAATTGCAAATGTAGGTATCAATTTTGGGCTTAATATTTTCTTCTTAATGGTTTTGCCTAATCTTTCTAAGGATAATATTTTAAGCACTTTTTATTTTGAAAATTTTCAAGTAGGATACATTTTTGTATCTAATTTATTAGCGAGTTTGTTCACCTTTATTGTGGTTTCAAATAATTACTTTAAAATCAACTGGCATTTTGATTATGAGCTTTGGAAAAAAATGATGCGTTATGGTTTACCTATACTTATAGCGGGAATTGGGTTTGCAATCAATGAACATTTCGATAAAATTTTACTTGAAAAATTCAATGTTCCTAAAGCAGATATTGGCGCCTATTCGGCTTGTTATAAATTGGGAATGTTCATGGTATTATTTAGAACGGCTTATACCCTTGGAATTGAACCTTTTTTCTTTAGTCATGCCGATAAGGAAAACGCATCTCAAACGTATGCAACAATCACAAAATATTTTGTAATCTCTGGATCATTTATTTTACTTTTTGTAATTGTTTTTATTGATCTTTTAAAACAACTTTTAGTGCCAAGTCCCAAATATTGGGATGCAATGAATGTTGTTCCGCTAATTGTTTTGGCTAATTTCTTTTTAGGTATTTATACTAATCTTTCTGTTTGGTATAAATTAATCAACAAAACTCATGTTGGAGCTATAATTTCAATTTTTGGAGCCTTGTTGACCCTATTATTTAATTTTTGGTTAGTACCTACATTAAGCTACTACGGATCAGCAATAGCAACTATAGTAGCCTATGGAAGTATGATGATAATATCCTATTATTTGGGACAAAAAAAATATCCAATACCCTATGATATGGAAAAAATTATAGGATATATAGGTGTTTCGACATTACTATCAACATTATCATTTTATGTTCCAATATTGCGAAACAGTTATATCTTCGGAATATTTGCCTTAATCCTTTTTGCTTACTATATTTATCGTAATGAAAAAACAACTATTCTAAAAATCTTAAAAAAACAACAATAA
- a CDS encoding GNAT family N-acetyltransferase — MQLKELTTIEEMLTQIETIHFLYPKMTIEKYKEYLSLMLPHNYKQLAVFENDVCVGITGFWKGVKLWSGPYLEIDNFVVHPEYRKKGIGKLMTDYIDAKAKELGSTMIVLDAYVENFTAHKFYYNQGFVPRGYHFLKIINPEQLSS, encoded by the coding sequence ATGCAACTAAAAGAACTTACTACGATTGAAGAGATGTTGACTCAAATAGAGACAATACATTTTTTATATCCCAAAATGACAATCGAAAAATATAAAGAATACTTGTCACTAATGTTACCACACAATTATAAGCAGTTAGCAGTTTTTGAAAATGATGTTTGTGTTGGAATTACAGGTTTTTGGAAAGGAGTAAAGCTATGGTCAGGACCCTATCTAGAAATTGACAATTTTGTGGTCCATCCAGAGTACAGAAAAAAAGGGATTGGAAAACTCATGACCGATTATATAGATGCTAAAGCTAAAGAGTTAGGGAGTACTATGATTGTTCTTGACGCTTATGTCGAAAATTTTACCGCTCATAAATTTTATTATAATCAAGGATTTGTTCCCAGAGGGTATCATTTCTTAAAAATAATTAATCCAGAACAGTTAAGTTCATAA
- the atpH gene encoding ATP synthase F1 subunit delta has protein sequence MSSTRAAIRYAKAILDLANSKSVASEVSKDMTLIANTINENKELKDFIENPTLKNEVKHSALLEVFASVNGVTQGLFRLLFENKRFGILESIAVEYNKLFDEANGVEVAKVTTAIAMSPELEAKVLAKVKEFSSKKVTIENTVDPAIIGGFILRIGDKQYNASVANRLQTLKRELSN, from the coding sequence ATGTCAAGTACAAGAGCAGCCATTCGCTATGCGAAAGCAATTTTAGACTTAGCTAACTCAAAAAGCGTAGCTTCTGAGGTAAGCAAAGACATGACTTTGATTGCGAATACAATTAACGAAAATAAAGAGTTAAAGGATTTCATCGAAAACCCAACTCTTAAAAATGAAGTAAAACACAGTGCATTGTTAGAAGTTTTTGCTTCTGTAAATGGTGTTACTCAAGGTTTATTTCGATTGTTGTTCGAAAACAAACGATTCGGAATTTTAGAATCTATTGCAGTAGAATACAATAAATTATTTGATGAAGCTAACGGAGTTGAAGTTGCTAAAGTAACTACAGCTATTGCTATGTCTCCTGAATTGGAAGCAAAAGTTCTAGCTAAAGTAAAAGAGTTTTCAAGCAAAAAAGTTACTATCGAAAACACTGTAGATCCAGCCATAATTGGAGGATTTATTTTAAGAATAGGCGATAAGCAATACAATGCTTCTGTTGCCAACAGATTACAAACTTTAAAAAGAGAATTAAGTAATTAA
- the atpE gene encoding ATP synthase F0 subunit C translates to MNIPMLVGAGLVVIGAGLGLGKIGGSAMDAIARQPEAAGKIQTAMIIIAALLEGLAFAALILGK, encoded by the coding sequence ATGAACATTCCAATGTTAGTAGGTGCAGGTTTAGTAGTAATCGGTGCTGGTTTAGGTTTAGGTAAAATCGGTGGTTCTGCTATGGACGCTATTGCTCGTCAACCAGAAGCTGCAGGAAAAATTCAAACTGCGATGATTATTATCGCTGCTTTATTAGAAGGTTTAGCATTCGCTGCTTTAATCTTAGGAAAATAA
- a CDS encoding prolyl oligopeptidase family serine peptidase: MQLKFILALFCFSIFSQSQSSIETKKVENIITKHGLTFNDEYSWLEKMDSDETKSWVSRQNAYAEGYYAAVKKSVSTKETIKIYDQNSTGSLPSIRGRYFYKLLTVDNKKSPYLFMLKKLDEEPIELVNPNKIYKNKNVNIENYYPSKNSNYLAYSLRIDGSDKLEIRFLDINRKEKLKDTLINVKFSNVSWNKDLGVFYKLNSNKNQFEKDSTYHVFYHRMNTTQDKDELVYDGTKSNKDVQFFTSKSNFFLIEKDNESNKKSYYYSNLDDQNFTLTKFYESANGEFRFINYHAGRIYYSTDKYNWGEVRYFNLKNKSDDKQIIPQFYNHLLVNTSFTDNYLFCKYKTLGKTYLSVYDYEGKFIKKIETPIGSNISFQNFDEETKDIYFTVSSYTIPNRNFRVNLLNSKDPEQVFTSVNRAKPTVFPLDYFETKCISFKNRENIDVPITIIYKKGLQLNGNNPCLLEAYGGFGTISGPRYDNGLLHFLDKGGVYAFAEIRGGGEKGKDWHKKGIGLNRKNGLDDFIDASEFLIQEKYTNQNKLAITGGSQGGLVVGYALTERPDLYKLALPKVGVFDMVKFDKFTIGNFHHTEYGNPEIETEFKSILSYSPLHKIKKDVNYPMTVIFTADNDDRVPPLHSYKFAAALQNREAQKNRIILITKKELGHYGGNTYNKFVEEKAQFYDFLIRVLIKE, translated from the coding sequence ATGCAATTAAAATTTATTTTAGCCCTTTTTTGCTTTAGCATATTTTCACAGTCACAAAGCAGCATTGAAACTAAAAAAGTAGAAAACATTATCACAAAACATGGACTAACCTTTAATGATGAATATTCATGGTTAGAAAAAATGGATTCTGACGAAACAAAAAGCTGGGTTAGTAGACAAAACGCTTATGCTGAAGGTTATTATGCAGCAGTTAAAAAATCTGTATCAACCAAAGAAACGATCAAAATTTACGATCAAAACTCAACGGGTTCATTACCTTCTATAAGGGGAAGATACTTTTACAAACTATTAACTGTAGATAATAAAAAGTCTCCTTACTTATTCATGCTTAAAAAATTAGACGAAGAACCAATTGAATTAGTCAACCCTAATAAAATATATAAAAACAAAAATGTAAATATTGAAAACTATTATCCTTCAAAAAATTCTAATTACTTAGCATATTCATTACGAATTGATGGAAGTGATAAATTAGAAATTAGATTTTTAGACATTAACAGAAAAGAGAAATTAAAGGACACATTAATTAATGTTAAATTTTCAAATGTGTCTTGGAATAAAGATTTAGGTGTTTTTTATAAATTAAATTCTAATAAAAATCAATTTGAAAAGGATTCTACTTATCATGTATTTTATCACAGAATGAATACAACACAAGATAAAGATGAACTTGTTTATGATGGAACAAAATCAAATAAAGATGTTCAATTTTTTACTTCTAAATCTAACTTTTTTTTGATTGAAAAAGATAATGAAAGTAATAAAAAAAGTTATTATTATTCCAACTTAGATGATCAGAATTTCACATTGACTAAGTTTTATGAAAGTGCTAATGGTGAATTTAGATTTATAAACTATCATGCTGGCAGAATTTATTATTCAACTGACAAATATAATTGGGGAGAGGTTCGCTATTTTAATTTAAAAAATAAATCAGATGATAAACAAATTATTCCACAATTTTACAATCACTTATTAGTAAACACATCTTTCACTGATAATTATTTATTTTGCAAATACAAAACACTTGGTAAAACATATCTATCTGTTTATGATTATGAAGGGAAGTTTATTAAGAAAATAGAAACCCCTATTGGAAGTAATATCTCTTTCCAAAACTTTGACGAAGAAACTAAAGACATTTACTTTACCGTTTCTTCATATACTATACCTAACAGAAATTTTAGAGTTAATTTATTAAATAGTAAAGACCCTGAACAGGTTTTTACTTCAGTAAATAGAGCTAAACCAACAGTATTTCCATTAGATTATTTTGAAACTAAATGTATTTCTTTCAAAAATAGAGAAAATATTGATGTTCCTATTACAATCATCTATAAAAAAGGATTACAGTTAAATGGGAATAATCCTTGCTTATTAGAAGCTTATGGTGGTTTTGGTACAATTAGTGGTCCAAGATATGACAATGGTTTACTACATTTTTTAGACAAGGGTGGAGTATATGCTTTTGCCGAAATTAGAGGTGGCGGTGAAAAAGGAAAAGACTGGCACAAAAAAGGAATTGGTTTAAATAGAAAAAATGGACTTGATGATTTTATAGATGCATCAGAATTTTTAATTCAAGAAAAGTATACTAATCAAAATAAACTAGCCATTACAGGTGGATCACAAGGTGGATTGGTTGTTGGTTATGCATTAACTGAAAGACCTGATTTGTATAAATTAGCTTTACCTAAAGTTGGTGTTTTCGACATGGTAAAGTTTGATAAATTCACTATTGGAAACTTCCATCATACAGAATATGGAAATCCAGAAATCGAAACTGAATTCAAATCAATACTTTCTTATTCTCCATTACATAAAATCAAAAAGGATGTTAACTATCCTATGACAGTTATTTTTACTGCTGATAATGATGATAGAGTGCCTCCTTTACATTCTTATAAGTTTGCAGCAGCTTTGCAAAATAGGGAAGCCCAAAAAAACAGAATTATCTTAATCACTAAAAAAGAATTAGGTCATTATGGTGGTAATACTTACAACAAATTTGTTGAAGAAAAAGCGCAGTTTTATGATTTTTTAATTAGAGTATTAATTAAAGAGTAG
- the atpA gene encoding F0F1 ATP synthase subunit alpha translates to MADIKPAEISAILKKQLSGFESGATLEEVGTVLQVGDGIARIYGLSNVQYGELVEFDNGMEGIVLNLEEDNVGVVLLGPSTGLKEGSTAKRTQRIASLKVGEQMVGRVVNTLGFPIDGKGPIGGDLYEMPLERKAPGVIFRQPVTEPLQTGIKAVDAMIPVGRGQRELVIGDRQTGKSTVCLDTILNQKEFYDAGKPVFCIYVAVGQKASTVAGIAKTLEEKGAMAYTVIVAANASDPAPMQVYAPFAGAAIGEYFRDTGRPALIVYDDLSKQAVAYREVSLLLRRPPGREAYPGDVFYLHSRLLERAAKVIADDDIAKNMNDLPESLKPIVKGGGSLTALPIIETQAGDVSAYIPTNVISITDGQIFLESDLFNSGVRPAINVGISVSRVGGNAQIKSMKKVSGTLKLDQAQFRELEAFAKFGSDLDAATLNVIEKGKRNVEILKQGLNSPFTVEDQVAIIYAGSKNLLRNVPVNKVKEFEKDFLEFLNAKHRDTLDALKAGKLDDNITDVIEKVAKEVSAKYN, encoded by the coding sequence ATGGCGGATATTAAACCTGCTGAAATTTCAGCAATCTTAAAAAAGCAATTATCAGGTTTTGAATCTGGTGCTACGCTAGAAGAAGTAGGAACAGTACTTCAAGTAGGAGATGGTATCGCTCGTATCTACGGGCTATCAAATGTTCAATATGGTGAGTTAGTAGAGTTTGATAACGGTATGGAAGGTATCGTATTGAATCTTGAAGAAGACAATGTTGGTGTGGTATTATTAGGCCCATCTACAGGTTTAAAAGAAGGTTCAACTGCTAAAAGAACTCAACGTATCGCTTCTCTTAAAGTAGGTGAGCAAATGGTAGGACGTGTAGTAAACACTTTAGGTTTTCCAATTGATGGAAAAGGACCTATAGGTGGTGACTTATACGAAATGCCTTTAGAGCGTAAAGCACCTGGTGTAATTTTCCGTCAACCAGTAACTGAGCCATTACAAACAGGTATTAAAGCAGTAGATGCTATGATTCCAGTAGGTAGAGGTCAACGTGAGTTGGTAATTGGTGACCGTCAAACTGGTAAATCTACCGTTTGTTTGGATACTATCCTTAATCAAAAAGAATTTTATGATGCTGGGAAACCAGTATTCTGTATATATGTTGCTGTAGGGCAAAAAGCATCTACAGTTGCAGGTATTGCTAAAACATTAGAAGAAAAAGGAGCAATGGCTTATACAGTTATTGTTGCTGCTAATGCTTCTGATCCAGCTCCAATGCAGGTTTATGCTCCATTCGCGGGTGCTGCAATTGGTGAGTACTTCCGTGACACTGGTCGTCCAGCTTTAATCGTTTATGATGATTTATCTAAACAAGCTGTTGCTTACCGTGAGGTGTCTTTATTATTAAGAAGACCACCAGGACGTGAGGCTTACCCTGGAGACGTTTTCTACTTACACTCTCGTTTATTAGAGCGTGCTGCTAAAGTTATTGCTGATGATGATATCGCTAAAAACATGAACGACTTACCTGAGTCATTGAAACCAATCGTTAAAGGTGGTGGTTCATTAACAGCTTTACCAATCATCGAAACGCAAGCGGGTGACGTTTCTGCATATATCCCAACAAACGTAATTTCGATTACTGACGGACAAATTTTCTTAGAGTCTGATTTATTCAATTCTGGTGTACGTCCTGCGATCAACGTAGGTATTTCAGTATCTCGTGTTGGAGGTAATGCGCAAATTAAATCGATGAAAAAAGTATCTGGTACATTAAAATTAGACCAAGCTCAATTCCGTGAATTAGAAGCTTTCGCGAAATTTGGTTCCGATTTAGATGCAGCTACTTTAAATGTAATCGAAAAAGGTAAACGTAACGTAGAAATCTTAAAACAAGGATTAAACTCTCCGTTTACAGTAGAAGATCAGGTAGCAATTATCTATGCTGGTTCTAAAAACTTATTAAGAAACGTTCCTGTAAATAAAGTTAAAGAATTCGAAAAAGATTTCTTAGAATTCTTAAATGCTAAACACAGAGATACATTAGACGCTTTAAAAGCTGGTAAATTAGATGACAACATTACTGATGTTATTGAAAAAGTAGCTAAAGAAGTATCTGCAAAATATAACTAA
- the atpG gene encoding ATP synthase F1 subunit gamma, with translation MANLKEIRNRITSVSSTMQITSAMKMVSAAKLKKAQDAITAMRPYAEKLTELLQNLSATLEGEVGGDYTNQREVKKVLLVAITSNRGLCGAFNTNVIKEIKNITEKYQGVQVDVLAIGKKGNDVLKKTHSIVENQSAIFDNLTFENAANVASLLTDKFVAGEYDRIELVYNQFKNAATQIVKAEQFLPLAPIEKGTAVAGDYIFEPSKEEIVMTLIPKSLKTQLYKAIRDSFAAEHGARMTAMHKATDNATELRNQLKLTYNKARQAAITGEILEIVGGAEALNG, from the coding sequence ATGGCTAATTTAAAAGAAATCCGTAATAGAATTACTTCAGTTTCATCAACGATGCAAATTACATCTGCGATGAAAATGGTTTCGGCTGCAAAACTTAAAAAAGCACAAGATGCTATTACAGCTATGCGTCCTTACGCTGAAAAATTAACTGAATTATTGCAAAATCTTTCAGCTACTTTAGAAGGTGAGGTTGGTGGAGACTATACTAATCAACGTGAAGTAAAGAAAGTATTATTAGTAGCAATTACTTCAAACAGAGGTTTATGTGGTGCTTTTAATACTAACGTGATTAAAGAAATCAAAAATATCACTGAAAAGTATCAAGGTGTTCAGGTAGATGTGTTGGCTATTGGGAAAAAAGGAAACGACGTTCTTAAGAAGACTCATTCAATTGTTGAAAACCAAAGTGCTATTTTCGATAATTTAACATTCGAAAATGCAGCTAATGTAGCATCATTGCTTACAGATAAATTTGTTGCTGGAGAATATGACCGTATCGAATTAGTATATAACCAATTCAAAAATGCGGCAACTCAAATAGTAAAAGCGGAACAGTTTTTACCGTTGGCACCAATTGAAAAAGGAACTGCTGTTGCTGGAGATTATATCTTTGAACCTTCAAAAGAGGAGATTGTGATGACTTTGATTCCTAAATCATTGAAAACACAATTGTATAAAGCTATTCGTGATTCATTTGCTGCAGAGCACGGTGCACGTATGACAGCAATGCACAAAGCAACAGATAATGCTACTGAATTAAGAAATCAATTGAAATTAACATACAACAAAGCGCGTCAGGCTGCAATTACTGGAGAGATCTTAGAAATTGTTGGCGGAGCGGAAGCGTTGAACGGTTAG
- the dut gene encoding dUTP diphosphatase encodes MEIKIINKSQHPLPHYETDLSAGMDLRANLDETITIPPLGRVLVKTGLFIELPEGYEAQVRPRSGLAFKKGITVLNSPGTIDADYRGEVGVILVNLSNDFFDIENGERIAQLVIAKHERIFWHPVEVLSDTDRGEGGFGSTGVK; translated from the coding sequence ATGGAAATCAAAATCATCAACAAGTCGCAACACCCTTTACCACATTACGAAACAGATTTATCTGCAGGAATGGATTTAAGAGCAAATCTTGATGAAACTATCACCATTCCGCCATTAGGAAGAGTTTTAGTGAAAACAGGACTATTCATTGAACTACCAGAAGGATATGAAGCACAAGTTCGTCCTCGAAGCGGATTGGCATTCAAAAAAGGAATTACAGTTTTAAATTCACCTGGTACAATTGATGCAGATTATAGAGGCGAAGTAGGGGTTATTTTAGTAAATTTATCAAACGATTTCTTCGATATAGAAAACGGAGAGCGCATTGCTCAATTAGTTATTGCAAAACACGAGCGTATTTTTTGGCATCCAGTAGAAGTTTTGTCTGATACAGACAGAGGAGAAGGAGGTTTTGGTAGCACCGGAGTAAAATAA